From the Candidatus Neomarinimicrobiota bacterium genome, one window contains:
- a CDS encoding protein-methionine-sulfoxide reductase catalytic subunit MsrP: MKGAGAAAALGILNPGSIFPENLNHMNRGEDDLTSFKSITNYNNFYEFSTDKEEVAKLSR; the protein is encoded by the coding sequence ATGAAAGGAGCCGGTGCGGCAGCGGCTTTGGGGATACTCAACCCGGGTTCAATTTTCCCCGAGAACCTAAATCATATGAATCGAGGGGAGGATGACCTTACCTCATTTAAATCAATTACCAATTACAACAATTTTTATGAATTCTCCACAGATAAGGAAGAAGTGGCAAAGCTTTCTAGGAG